The Natrinema saccharevitans genome includes the window CGGCGACTGGCAAACGCATCGCTTCGAAATGGCAAACGGCGACGTCGCACTGTTTGCGCGCGCCGACGGAGGCGCCTACTGGATGGGCAACACCGAGACGCCGTCCGCGCTGTGGAAGACCGACAAGTTCGGCTGGCGCGAGGTCCCCTCCCCCGTCGCGCGGTGGGCCAAGCGGGAGTTGACCGCGACGCTGCACGAGGCCGAGCCCTGGCTCGCCGACTACCCGCATCTCTCGTGGTTCTTCCTGCCGGTATTCATGTCCAAGGACGGCCGCGAATCGACCCGCGCGTTCTTCCGCGAGCATTCGGCCGGCTTCCCCGACGCCGGCCGCCGGGAGACGACCCGTTTCTTCGAGGACTTCCTCTCGACGGGCGTCCTAGACGAGTACCGACACGTCATGTCGGGCAAACTCGGCACCAGCGACCACGTCGATCGGGTCCGGATGAGCGCCGCGATGGCCGAGTTCATCGCCGCGAAGATCCTCACCGAGGCCGGCTACGACGTGGTCCCGGAGATCGAGGTCACGACCGGCCACTCGCTGGATTTCCGGGCCGAAGGCACCGAGACGAACGCCCTCGTGGAAGTGACCCGACCCCAGCCGCCGGTCAACCGCGCCGCGGCCGGCCCCGTCGCCGCCGTCCGCGACACCGCCGAGACCAAAACTAGCGGCCAACTGGCCGAACACGGCGGCGGCGCGACCCTTTTCGTCGACTGCTCGAGCTTCCGCGACGACGCGTGGGCCGCGGTCCGGGGCGAACAACCCGACGTGCGCCACCGGCCCGCGGTCGTCTACCGCACCCGTCCGAACGGCCACGTCGAGGGCTACCGGAAGGGCGCGGTCCCCCTCGAGTTGGCCGACGCGATCGAGTTTCTGGACTGAACAGGACTCGAGCGGGGTCGCCAACCGTTCGGACGCGTGAATTGTCAGGTTCTGAGAGAAGGGTAGGTGTATTTGTCCACTGACAACGATAGTCACAGACATGCGTGCAGCAGTCCTCGAAGAACACGGCGAACCGCTGTCGATCGAAGACGTCGACGCGCCCGAGCCGGCCCCGGACGGGGCCGTCGTCGAACTCGAAGCGTGCGGCGTCTGCCGGAGCGACTGGCACGGCTGGCAGGGCGATTGGGGGTGGCTCGGCCTCGAGACCCAGCCCGGCCAGATCCTCGGCCACGAGCCGGCCGGCCACGTCGCCGCCGTCGGTGATGACGTCGAGACCGTCGCGGAGGGCGACCACGTCGCCGTCCCGTTCAACCTCGGCGATGGGACCTGTCCGCGGTGTCAGCGCGGTCACTCCAATATCTGCGAGAACGTGATGCCGCTCGGGTTCATCGAGCAAGCGCAGGGCGCGTTCGCCGAACAGGTCCACGTCCCCGTCGCCGACCACAACCTCGTGACGCTCCCCGACGGCGTGTCGTCCGTCGATATGGCCGGCCTCGGCTGTCGGTTCATGACCTCGTTCCACGCGCTTGCCCACCGCGCGGACGTCGACGCGGGCGACTGGGTCTCGGTCCACGGCTGCGGCGGCGTCGGCCTCTCGGCGGTCCACATCGCCGACGCGCTGGGCGCGAACGTCGTCGCGGTCGACCTCAAAGACGAGAAACTCGAGAAGGCGAAATCCCTCGGCGCGGTCGAGACGATCAACGCGGAGGACACCGAGGACGTCCCCGGCGAAGTCCAGTCGATTACGAACGGCGGCGCTCACGTCTCGATGGACGCGCTCGGCATCGCGACGACCAGCCAGAACTCCGTCTCGAGTCTCGACGCCCGCGGGCAGCACATTCAGGTCGGGCTGACGACCCAGGATGAGCAGGGGATGATCTCACTGCCGTCCGACGCGATGGTCATGCAAGAGATCGAGTTCATCGGCTCGCTGGGGATGCCACCGACCCGCTACGACGAGATCTTCCGGATGGTCTCGACCGGCAAGCTCGAGCCCGAGAAAGTCGTCTCCGAGACGATCGGCCTCGAGGACGTCAGCGACAAGCTCGAGTCGATGACGGACTTCGAAACCGTCGGGATTCCAGTGATCGACACCTTCTAAATTTTGCTCTGCGGGCGCGGCGAAGCCGCGCCCTCGGCAAAATTTAGTATAAAAGCGCTCCTCCTTCCGTTCCGCTCACTTGACTCGCGGCTTACGCCGCTCGTCTATACGCGGCGCTTCGCGCCGCGCTTTCGTTCGCTCCACATCAGTCGTCGGCCCGCTCGCGCCCTACGGGCGCTCGCGGTTGCTAACAGTAGCACCTCCGCTATGTCAGGAACAAGCAGTAGTACCGAGCGCTCGCTCCGCTCGCGCTCGGCCTTTTTTCATCGAAGTTTTTTGGCGGGGTTCGAGCGAACAAAGTGAGCGAGGACCCCGCCAAAAAAGTTCGGTTCAGAAGGAAACGGCGTCGGGCGCGTACGGGCTGCCGACCGGCGTCGGATCGCGGTCGCTGTACCCGACGCGGCCGACGGCCTTGTCGCTGACGGCGGAGTAGACGGCAAAGCGCGCGTCCTCAGAGTTTTCGAAGGTTTCGGACTCGAGGCGGGCGAGTACATCGCCGACCGTCTCGGTCCCGTTGGGGAGTTCGAGGGTGCGGTCCCCGTACTCCTCGATCAGTTCCTCGGTCGTGGCGGGGTACTCGTGGTCGTCGATGACGTCGCCGGTGCCATTGCGCAGCATTACACCCAGTTCTCCGTGAACAATGATTATAAACATTGTCCATCTATGTTTTCTAGTCGCACTGTAGTCCTAGAACACCTAGTAGACCCCTAGAGATTTTCGAAAACCGAACGCGGGCGCGGAGAAACGCCTTTAGGAACGGCCCGGTTCGGATACCGTATGCCCTACGCGGACTTACACGTTCACACGACGCGGTCGGACGGGAGCCTCGGCCTCGAGGCGGTGCCCGAGGCCGCGCGCCGCGGCGGCGTCGAGGTGGTCGCGGTGACCGACCACGACCGGGTCCAGCCGTTCGACGGCCCGGTCGTCGAACGCGACGGCGTGACGCTCGTTCACGGGATCGAGCTTCGCGTCGAGACCCCGGGCGGCCAGCGGCTCGACCTGCTGGGGTACGGCCTCGAGCCGAGCGGCGACCTCGAGGCCATTCTCGAGACGATTCAGGAGAACCGCATCGAGCGCGGCCGGGCGATCGTCGACTGCGTGGAGTCCCGGCTGGGGCTCGAGCTGGACGTGACGGTCGACGGCGGGTTCGGGCGGCCCCACATCGCGCGGGCGATCGAGGCCCATCCCGAGGCCGCGTACGACTATCAGGACGCGTTCGATCACCTCATCGGCTCGGATTGTCCGTGTTACGTGCCCCGAGACGTGCCCTCGTTCGAGCGCGGGCGGGCGGCGCTGGCCGAGTCGTGTCGTCTCGTCTCGCTCGCCCATCCGTTGCGGTATCGCGACCCCGAAAGCGCGCTCGCGCTGGCGGCCGATCTCGACGCCGTCGAGTTGCGGTATCCGTACGGCCGCGACGTCGATCGCGACCCCGTCGAACGGGCGATCGACCGCCACGACCTGTTGGCCACCGGCGGCAGCGACGCCCACGACGGGCGACTCGGCGTCGCGGGCCTCTCGCGACGGGCGTTCGAGCGACTCGAGCTACCAGCCGACTGACCCAAATGCTGGCCGCTAGCGGAGGGTTCAATGCGTCGTGGTCCCAACGGACTGGTATGAACTGCCACTACTGCGACCGGGAGGCCGCCTTCGCAGCCGAGTCCGACGGACTCAAAGTCGGCCTCTGCGAGGAGCACTTCCGCGAGCGCCTCCAGGAACTCGCCGAAGCCGACGGGCTCGAGAGCCTCAAGGAGAAGGTCGACGTCGATCGCGCCGAGTAATCAGGCCGTTCGTCCGGCGTCGACGTCGATGGCGTCGACCGGACAGACGTCGACACAGAGCATGCAATCGATACACTGGGCCTCGTTGGCCGGATCGGCTTTCTCCTCGCTTTCCGGATGTCCCGGCGTATCGACCCACTCGAAGACGTCGACCGGACAGTCCTCGACGCAGGCGCCGTCCGCCAGACAGATGTCGAAATCGACCGCCACGTGGGTGCCGTGGATGCCGAGTTCCTCCGGTTCCTCGACAGGGCCCCAGACCGCGTGGCCCTCGTGTTCGTCGACCTGTTCGCGGTTTTCGTTGAACTGCGGATCTATGGCCATTGCTAGCAGATTCAATGCGAGACGCACACTTAAAATTGCGTACTCGACGCGACGCCTGAGTCGGCGACTCGAGGAGCGTCGCGGGACTCAGCCGTCCGTCGACCGGTCCCCGTCGCGCTCCGCGAGCCGGTCGTCGAGCAGTTCGCGGATCCAGACGGCGAACCCGTGATCGCGGCCGCAGGTCCAGACGGCCATCTCGTTGACGACGGCGGGGCGGTCGCTCTCCTTGGTACCGGCGGCGACGATCGCCTCCTGATCGACCAACAGCAGCTGTGCCGGCCACCCCCGATGACCGTTGGTGATCGTTCGGAGGTCCCTTGGCGACGACGATTTCCGCGTCGGGTGCCGCCTCCACGAACCGCTCCCGCTCGACCGCGGCCGGGACCTCGACGGCGACCCTGACGCCGCTGTCGGCCACCGACTGGAGTACGTCGAAGACCCCCCATTCGAGGACCTCGGGGGCCGGGATGAGATAGTGAACGGTGTCCTCAGCTTCCTCGAGCTGGCCGAGCGCGTTCTCGGCGGCATTGATCCGCGGGTCGAAGTCCTCGGGGAGCCGCCGACAGGCCGGGGCTCGGTCTGCTGGACGCTGACCAGTCCCTTGCGCTCGAGTCGCTCGATCGTGTCGTACACCCGCGACTGGGGAACGTCCGCCACACGACTGACTACCTTGGCGACCCCCTTCGAGACGCGGACGAGCGCGACGAAACACCGGGCCCGTCCCCGCGGGGACAGCCGGCCGCACTGCCACGATAGAACGGGACACGGGTACCGCTTCGACGCCCGAGAGGATCGGGAGTCCCCGCCGTGAGGCAAAGGCGTATGACTACGGGTATAGACGGTACGAGTATTCATGGCACTCGAGACCAAATCCCACGAGAACATCCTCGCGGCGACGAGCGTCTCCGCGAGCCGACTCGCGGCGCTGGCCGATCGGGTCGACGCCGACGGCAGCGAGACGATCGCGGTGCGAGCGCCGGCGACGGACACCGCGATCGGTGAGGTTCCGGACTGTGCCGACGCCGACGTCGAGCGGGCCGTCGAGCGGGCGCGCTCGGCCCAGTCGTCGTGGGCCGAGACGTCGATCGACGAGCGCCGCGAGATCATCGAGCGGTTCGGCGACCTCGTGCGGACCCACCGGGCGGAACTGCTCGATATCCTGCAACTCGAGACCGGCAAATCCCGCCGCCACGCCGTCGAGGAAGTCGTCGACGTGGCGCTGACGTGTTCGTACTACGCCGACCGCGGGGACGCGGCGGTCCGCGAAGAGCGGCGACGCGGTGCGATCCCGCCGGCGACGACCGCCCGGGTGACCTACGAGCCCGTCGGCGTCGTCGGCGCGATCTCGCCGTGGAACTACCCGCTTACCCTCTCGCTGACCGACGTCATCCCCGCGTTCATCGCGGGCAATAGCGTCGTCCTCAAACCCGACGAGAAGACGCCCTACACCGCATTGGCGCTGGCGGACCTGCTCGAGCGAGCCGGGCTTCCGGCGGGCTGTTTCGAGATCGTCACCGGCCGCGGCGCGACCGTCGGCCCGGCGCTGATCGACCGCGTCGACTACGTCTCCTTCACCGGCAGCACCGAAACGGGCCGGCTCGTCGCCGAACGGGCGGGCCGCAATCTGATCGGCTGCTCGCTCGAACTCGGCGGGAAGAATCCCCTGATAGTCCTCGACGACGCCGATATCGAGACGGCCGCCCGCGGCGCGGTCCAGGCCTGTTTCACGAACGCCGGCCAGCTGTGTCTCGCCGCCGAGCGCATCTACGTCGCCGACTCGGTCTACGACGAGTTCGTCGAGGCCTTCGTCGCGGCGACGCGGGAACTGACCCTCGGAACCGGGTTCGACTTCGCGGACGACGTGGGCTCGCTGATCGACGGCGACCAGTTAGCGCGCGTCGAACGTCACGTCGAGGACGCACGCAAGCGAGGGGCGACGGTACGTACCGGCGGCGAGCGCCGGCCCGACGCGGGGCCGTTCTGCTACGAGCCGACGATCCTGACCGACCTCGAGCCCGAGGCGACGGCCGCCTGCGAGGAGACGTTCGGCCCGGTCGTGTCGGTCGAATCGGTCCCGGACGTCGCGACCGCCATTCGGCGGGCCAACGACTCCGAGTACGGCCTGAACGCGAGCGTCTGGACCGGCGACCGCGAGCGCGGCGTCGCCGTCGCCCGCGAGATCGACTGTGGCACCGTCTGCGTCAACGACGCTTACGTCTCCGGCTGGGCGGCCGTCGACGCGCCGATGGGCGGCTTCGGCGACTCCGGACTCGGCCGTCGCCACGGCCCCGAGGGGATCGAGCGCTACCTCGAGTCCCGGACGATCGCCACCTCCCGAGCCGGGCCGCTCGACGTCCCGCCGGGGGTGCCGACCGCGTGGTACGCTCGCGGGATGTTCGCGCTGGCGCGCCTGCAACGGCGGCTCCCGACGGTCGCGGGCATCAAGCGACGACTCCGGGACGCGGGCTTCTGACGACCGAGTCCGGGAACGAGTCGCTTTTGCGGCTTCCCTCGAATACTCGGGTATGGACCTCACCCATCGCCCCCGGCGACTCCGACAGGACCGGGTTCGCGGGCTCGTCAGCGAGACGAGCCTCGAGCCCTCGGACCTGATCGCCCCGGTGTTCGTCGACGCGACGACCGACGAGCGCCGGCCGATCGAGTCGATGCCCGGCCACGAGCGGGTCCCGATCGCGGAGTCGGTCGCCCGCGTCGAGGAAGTCCTCGAGACGGGCGTCGAGGCCGTCATGCTGTTCGGGATCCCGGAATCGAAAGACCCCGAGGGGACCCGCGCCTGGGCCGAGGACGGCGTCGTCCAGGAGGCATTGGGCCGGATCACGAGCGAGACCGACGCCTACGTCATCACGGACGCCTGTCTCTGCGAGTACACCGACCACGGCCACTGCGGGCCGCTCGAGGAAGAATTGCGCAGCGAGGACGCCGTCGAGGCGGGGCCGGCCTGCGAGCCGACGATGACCGTCGACAACGACGCGACGCTCGCAGCCCTGGAGAAGATCGCCGTCTCTCACGCCCGTGCGGGCGCGGACATGGTCGCCCCCAGCGGAATGATGGACGGGATGGTCGGGGCAATCCGGTCGGCGCTCGACCGCGAGGGGTTCGCAAACGTCCCGATCATGAGCTACGCGGCCAAGTACGAGAGCGCCTTCTACGGGCCGTTCCGGGACGCCGCCGACGGCGCGCCCGCCTTCGGGAACCGCCGGCACTACCAGATGGATCCGGCCAACGCCCGCGAAGCGATGCGGGAGGTCCGACTGGACGCCGAGCAGGGCGCGGACGTGATGATGGTCAAACCCGCGCTGCCCTACCTCGATATCGTCAGTGCCGTCCGCCGGGAGTTCGACCACCCCGTCGCCGCCTACAACGTCTCCGGCGAGTACGCCATGCTGCACGCCGCCGCCGAGAAGGGCTGGCTCGACCTCGAGGCGGTCGCGACGGAGTCGCTGCTGTCGATCAAGCGGGCCGGCGCGGACCTGATTCTGACCTACTTCGCCGAGGACGTCGCGAAGCGGCTGTAGCTCAGCCGCGCCGCTGGGCACGTGTTCAGTACGGTGTCGGGCGAACGAATCGACCACGTTCTCTCCTGCAGGACGCTCGATTAGACGAACGTCAATATCGAATCCGATCCGCGGGCCGGGGTGGCAATATCTGCCGCGCGCGAGCGTAGTCGCACTGATACGCCCCGTTCGGTCGTCGATAACCGGTAATTCTCGCGATGTCGAGCGGATTTACCGTGTGTCCGAGGTTTACAAACGAACAAAATATAACCGTCAGTCGAAAAGGACGTGATTTCTGACGCCCTTATACACATTAAATCTGCTTTAGCTTTGAGCGGATGGGCCTATTACACCCACAATTTTAGCTATTTGTCAACGCTAACCCTTAAATAATGTAGGAGCAACGAATTCAAACGTGATTAAGAGGTCAAACATGGACGTGATTGCATTGGAAGCAGACGATCGTTTGGTCGACGAACGCAACGATACGTGGAAAACGGAGGTGGGCGTCTGATGGAACCGACGCTCCTGCAGAGCGAGACCGAGATCGAGATGTTGATCGACTCGATCAACTACGTGTGGATCCTGGTCGCCACGTTCCTGATCTTCTTCATGCACGCCGGTTTCGCCATGCTCGAGGCGGGGCAGGTGCGCTCGAAGAACGTCGCGAACCAGCTGACGAAGAACCTGCTGACCTGGTCGGTCGGCGTGACGGTGTTTTTCCTCATCGGCGTGGGCGTCGAGGGCGTCGTCGCCGGTGACGGCTTCGCGCCCGCCTTCCAAGGCGATGCTGCGGGCTGGCTCGACTGGCTGTACGGTGCGGTCTTCGCGATGACCGCGGCGACGATCGTTTCGGGAGCCGTCGCCGGTCGTGCGAAACTCCGCGCGTACGTCAGCTACACGTTCCTACTGGCGGCGGTCATCTACCCGGTCGTCACCGGTCTCACGTGGGCCGGCGAACACCTCGCGTACAGCGGCGTCCTGTTCCACGACTTCGCGGGCGGGACGATCGTCCACGGGATGGGCGGTGTCGCTGGCCTCACCGCTGCGTGGGTGCTGGGGCCGCGCATGGATCGATACAACAGCGACGGGAGCGCAAACGTCATTCCCGGGCACTCGCTGACCTTCGCCGTACTCGGGACGCTGGTCCTCGCCTTCGGCTGGTACGGATTCAACGTCGGTACGTCGGCGATCATCGGCGAGGGCGCGTTCCTCGGTGATCAACTCGGTCGCGTCGCGCTGACGACGACGATCGCGATGGCCTGCGGTGCGATGGGGGCCGGCCTCGTCGCGTGGCTCAAGACCGGCAAAGTCGACACGCTGTACGTCGCCAACGGTCTCCTGGCCGGCCTGGCCGCGATCACCGCGATTCCCGACACCACCGCGTGGTGGGGCGCGTTCGTCGTCGGCGGCCTCGCCGGCGCACAGCTCCCGGTCGTCTTCGAGTTCGTCGAGCAGTACCTGAAGATCGACGACGTCTGTGCGGTGTTCCCCGTCCACGGCTCCGCCGGGATCCTCGGGACGGTGCTGTTCCCCTTCGTCGCCGCCCCGGGCGTCGTCGATAGCATCGCGAACGCCTTCGTCGCACAGGTCCTCGGGGTCGCCGTCATCAGCGCCTGGACGGTCGCCGCGACCGCAGTCATCTGGTACGCGTTCAAGGCCGCCGGTCAGGCTCGCGTCTCGCCGGAACACGAACGCGACGGGCTCGACGTCTCCGAACACGGCGTCGACACCTACCCCGAATTCGGCCAGCCCGACGTCGCCACCGACGGCGGTGAGCCGAGCGGAGCGGGGCGATCCTCGTCGGAACTCCGTACCGACGGCGGCGACGAGATCATCCGCGCCGACGGGGGCGAACCCAACGACGGCGAGATCAAGATGGTCACCGCGATCGTCCGTCCCGACCGTCTCGGAGCGATCAAGCAGTCGCTGGCCGAAGCCGGCGCACCGTCGCTGACGGTCACCAACGTCTCCGGACGGGGCTCCCAGCCCGCCAAGAAAGGGCAGTGGCGCGGCGAGGAGTACACGGTCGACCTCCACCAGAAGGTCAAGATCGAGTGCGTCGTCGCCGACATCCCCGCCGGGGAGGTCGTCGACGCCATCCGCGAGGGCGCGGAAACCGGCGAACCCGGCGACGGCAAGATCTTCGTCATGCCCGTCGAGGGCGCGACCCAGATCCGGACCGGTAAGACCGGGCGAGACGCCGTCTGATCGCGGTCACACCTCCCTTTTACTGACTCTGCGTTTTCTCCTCGCGTGTCACTCGAACGCTCGCGTGACGCCTCGAGCGAACCGACCAGTACACTCATTTAGCTGCCGACGAGACGCATCGTGAATGAGTCAGCAACGCGACGGGTCGGACGTAGCGTACGACGAAACCGAAGCGGTCGGTCGCGATCCGGACCGCTCGGATCGGGTCGAATCGACCAGCGCGCTCTCGCCCCTCGAGGGCGAGGAGGTCCTCGTCGACGCGCAGCCGACGTGGTGGAACTGGATCGCCCACGCCGTCGTCGGCGGACTGGCCGGCCTGGTCGGGGTAGTCGGCCTCGCAGTTGGGAGTACGGCAGCGGCGTTGCTCGGGGTCGTCACGGCGCTCGTGATCGGGGGCTACATCTGGTACCGACGGAATCGAGTCCGCTATCTCGTCACTGATCGTCGGATCGTCGTAATCGCGGGCTTTACCGCCAGGAAAATCACCGAGACGTGGATGGAAGACATCCGCGGGCTACAGACGAGTGCGACCGCCTTCAGTCGCGACCGGGGATTCGGCACGATCGCCGTCTCGCACGCGGTGATCCCGCAGGGGTTCACGCAGGGATTCAGCCGAACGACCGCGCTGACGCTCTCGGGCGTGCCGAACTACGACGACGTGGCGAACACGATCCGACAGCGCCAGTCCGAGCGGAAGGCCGGCGACTACTGAGACGGGGTGCTGTCCCGATACACTGGTGGAACCGCGACCGTCCGGCGGCCCCACCGGTACTGACTGCCAGGAGACCGTCCGAGGCGGGCCGTCGTCCCGGCGGCGGACGACGGGTCGCGATCGCACCGAAATCGACGGACAGTAGCCGTCCGAATCGGGGGTTCGGGACCGCCCTCGAGGCAACCTCGGTACTACTTTCCCGTCGGGTTGCCAAGGCAGGAATATGAGCGACGACAACTCGCGTGACCTGTACGACCGGGCGCTGTCGGTGCTGCCCGGCGGCGTCAACTCCGCAGTTCGCGCGGCGATCGAACCGTACCCGTTTTTCGTCCGGAAAGGCGAGGGCGGCCACGTCATCGACGCCGACGGCAACCGCTACATCGACTGGGTGATGGGACTGGGCCCGCTGCTTTTGGGCCACGACCTTCCCGACCCCGTCCAGGCGAGCGTCCAGCAGAAGGCCAGCGAGGGGCCGATGTACGGCACCCCGACCGAGATCGAGGTCGACCTCGCGGAGTTCGTCGTCCGCCACGTGCCAAGCGTCGAGAAGATCCGGTTCGTCAATTCGGGAACCGAGGCGACTACGTCCGCGGTGCGGCTCGCGCGGGGCTACACCGGCCGGAACAAGATCGTCGTCATGCAGGGCGGCTACCACGGCGCACAGGAGTCGACGCTGGTCGAGGGCGACGCCGAGAACCCCCGGCCCTCCTCGGCCGGGATCCCGCAGTCCTTTGCCGAACACACCCTCCCGGTGCCGTTCAACGACGAGGACGCGGTGCGAGAAGTCTTCGAGGAACACGGTGACGACATCGCGGCGGTCCTCACCGAACCCATCCTCGGAAACTACGGCATCGTCTACCCCGAAGACGGGTACCACGAGTTCCTCCGAGAGATCACCGACGACCACGGCTCCTTGCTGATCTTCGACGAAGTGATCACCGGCTTCCGCGTCGGCGGTCTGGGCTGTGCCCAAAGCGAGTTCGGCGTCACGCCCGACCTGACCACGTTCGGCAAGATCATCGGCGGCGGCTTCCCCGTCGGTGCCATCGGCGGCCGCGCCGAAATCGTCGAGAACTTCACGCCCTCCGGCGACGTCTTCCAGGCCGGGACCTTCTCGGGCCACCCCGTCACGATGGCCGCCGGCCTCGAGACCCTGCAATTTGCCGCGGCAAACGACGTCTACGACCACGTCAACGGCCTCGGCGACGAACTTCGCAGCGGCCTGACGGACATCCTCGCCGACCAGGCACCGAGCTACACCGTCACCGGCACCGACAGCATGTTCAAGGTGATATTCACCCGCGAAGGACCCGGTCCGAACTCGCTCGAGGAGCAGTGTTCGGCCGGCTGCCGACAGGATCCGACCTGTCCGCGCTACGACTACTGTCCGAAACACGCCGCCGACGTCAAAAACGCCGAGACCGAGCGCTGGCGGCGCGTCTTCTGGGGCCAAATGAAAGACGAGGGCGTGTTCCTCTCGCAGAACCAGTTCGAGTGTCAGTTCGTCAGCTACGGCCACACCGAAGACGACGTCGAGCGGACCCTCGAGGCGTACAAGGAAGCGCTGTAGACAGCCCGTCGCGGACTCGATCGCTGAGACGGTCTCCTATCAGTCAGTATCAGTGTGCCGAAAAACGGTGACAAGAATCCGTATTATACGGTCTGCTGGCACTCAGTACCGGTGTCCCCGCGACCGTCCTGCGGGGACACCGGTAAACAGCGACAATAATCCGTCTCAGTCGTCGTCGCTGATCGGGTCGACGAGATCGCTATCGGCAAAGATCCGATCGGCGATGACGTGACTGCTCGACTCGTCGGCTGTCGCTGTCCCATCACACGGTGGGTCCGAGCGGCGGTTCAGTCAGCGGCCGTGACGATCGCGTCCCGATAGTTCGCGATCTCGTCGAGGACGGCCTCGCGATCGTCCTCGTCGACGTCGAACTCGGCGAGCGCGTCGTCTAAGTGGGTCGCGATCGCCCCGAAGTCCGACGGCGTGATGTCCATGTCCGCGTGAGCGGCCGCCATCTCCTCGCCGGTGTACTCGACGGGGCCGCCGGTGACCGAACTGATGAACTGGGCCTGATGGGCGCGCTGTTTCTGCATGTCGACGTCGTCGAAGTACTCCGCGACCTGTTTGTCCGCCATGACGCGGTCGTAGAATTCGTCGACGACGGCCGTGATCGCGTCGTCACCACCGAGTCGCTCGTAGAGCGAGTCTGTCATTGGGTCATATGTACCCACTTGAAATGGATAAGCTCCGGTCCGAACACGTTGTAGGAAAAATATTGCGTGTGGTTGTCAAACACATAAAGGGAGCAGATCGGTTCTCGATCGACCGGTCCGAGGCCGATCCGCCGCGCGTCGGACAAGCGTGCGCTTTTCATACTCGAGGCTCGGACTGACGCCTATGAGAACACGCGGGACGTTGCGACTGGCGACGAGGGGATCCGCTCTCGCCCGGCGACAGGCCTCGCTCGTCACGGAGGCCCTGGAAGACCGCCGGTACGAGGTGGAACTCGTCACGGTCGAAACGACGGGGGACCAGATCAGAGACGAACTGATTCACCGGCTCGGCAAGACGGGTGCGTTCGTCCGCGAACTCGACGAACGGGTCCTCGAGGGCGATCTCGACGGGGCGATCCACTCGATGAAGGACATGCCCACCGAACAGCCCGCGGAACTGGTGACCGCCGGGATTCCAGAGCGCGGACGACCGGGCGACGTCCTCGTCACGCCCGACG containing:
- a CDS encoding DUF5784 family protein — protein: MARPLRFRYSPQSWSDGRVHNDILQPLQSNIGAQSVSPWFKIGGDWQTHRFEMANGDVALFARADGGAYWMGNTETPSALWKTDKFGWREVPSPVARWAKRELTATLHEAEPWLADYPHLSWFFLPVFMSKDGRESTRAFFREHSAGFPDAGRRETTRFFEDFLSTGVLDEYRHVMSGKLGTSDHVDRVRMSAAMAEFIAAKILTEAGYDVVPEIEVTTGHSLDFRAEGTETNALVEVTRPQPPVNRAAAGPVAAVRDTAETKTSGQLAEHGGGATLFVDCSSFRDDAWAAVRGEQPDVRHRPAVVYRTRPNGHVEGYRKGAVPLELADAIEFLD
- a CDS encoding zinc-dependent alcohol dehydrogenase family protein gives rise to the protein MRAAVLEEHGEPLSIEDVDAPEPAPDGAVVELEACGVCRSDWHGWQGDWGWLGLETQPGQILGHEPAGHVAAVGDDVETVAEGDHVAVPFNLGDGTCPRCQRGHSNICENVMPLGFIEQAQGAFAEQVHVPVADHNLVTLPDGVSSVDMAGLGCRFMTSFHALAHRADVDAGDWVSVHGCGGVGLSAVHIADALGANVVAVDLKDEKLEKAKSLGAVETINAEDTEDVPGEVQSITNGGAHVSMDALGIATTSQNSVSSLDARGQHIQVGLTTQDEQGMISLPSDAMVMQEIEFIGSLGMPPTRYDEIFRMVSTGKLEPEKVVSETIGLEDVSDKLESMTDFETVGIPVIDTF
- a CDS encoding DUF5789 family protein — encoded protein: MLRNGTGDVIDDHEYPATTEELIEEYGDRTLELPNGTETVGDVLARLESETFENSEDARFAVYSAVSDKAVGRVGYSDRDPTPVGSPYAPDAVSF
- a CDS encoding PHP domain-containing protein, whose protein sequence is MPYADLHVHTTRSDGSLGLEAVPEAARRGGVEVVAVTDHDRVQPFDGPVVERDGVTLVHGIELRVETPGGQRLDLLGYGLEPSGDLEAILETIQENRIERGRAIVDCVESRLGLELDVTVDGGFGRPHIARAIEAHPEAAYDYQDAFDHLIGSDCPCYVPRDVPSFERGRAALAESCRLVSLAHPLRYRDPESALALAADLDAVELRYPYGRDVDRDPVERAIDRHDLLATGGSDAHDGRLGVAGLSRRAFERLELPAD
- a CDS encoding DUF6757 family protein encodes the protein MNCHYCDREAAFAAESDGLKVGLCEEHFRERLQELAEADGLESLKEKVDVDRAE
- a CDS encoding 4Fe-4S dicluster domain-containing protein, which codes for MAIDPQFNENREQVDEHEGHAVWGPVEEPEELGIHGTHVAVDFDICLADGACVEDCPVDVFEWVDTPGHPESEEKADPANEAQCIDCMLCVDVCPVDAIDVDAGRTA
- a CDS encoding succinic semialdehyde dehydrogenase; its protein translation is MALETKSHENILAATSVSASRLAALADRVDADGSETIAVRAPATDTAIGEVPDCADADVERAVERARSAQSSWAETSIDERREIIERFGDLVRTHRAELLDILQLETGKSRRHAVEEVVDVALTCSYYADRGDAAVREERRRGAIPPATTARVTYEPVGVVGAISPWNYPLTLSLTDVIPAFIAGNSVVLKPDEKTPYTALALADLLERAGLPAGCFEIVTGRGATVGPALIDRVDYVSFTGSTETGRLVAERAGRNLIGCSLELGGKNPLIVLDDADIETAARGAVQACFTNAGQLCLAAERIYVADSVYDEFVEAFVAATRELTLGTGFDFADDVGSLIDGDQLARVERHVEDARKRGATVRTGGERRPDAGPFCYEPTILTDLEPEATAACEETFGPVVSVESVPDVATAIRRANDSEYGLNASVWTGDRERGVAVAREIDCGTVCVNDAYVSGWAAVDAPMGGFGDSGLGRRHGPEGIERYLESRTIATSRAGPLDVPPGVPTAWYARGMFALARLQRRLPTVAGIKRRLRDAGF
- the hemB gene encoding porphobilinogen synthase — protein: MDLTHRPRRLRQDRVRGLVSETSLEPSDLIAPVFVDATTDERRPIESMPGHERVPIAESVARVEEVLETGVEAVMLFGIPESKDPEGTRAWAEDGVVQEALGRITSETDAYVITDACLCEYTDHGHCGPLEEELRSEDAVEAGPACEPTMTVDNDATLAALEKIAVSHARAGADMVAPSGMMDGMVGAIRSALDREGFANVPIMSYAAKYESAFYGPFRDAADGAPAFGNRRHYQMDPANAREAMREVRLDAEQGADVMMVKPALPYLDIVSAVRREFDHPVAAYNVSGEYAMLHAAAEKGWLDLEAVATESLLSIKRAGADLILTYFAEDVAKRL